In a genomic window of Phragmites australis chromosome 14, lpPhrAust1.1, whole genome shotgun sequence:
- the LOC133890475 gene encoding leucine-rich repeat receptor-like tyrosine-protein kinase PXC3, with protein sequence MLSSSSFRSCLFLALLSVWFLLLDVDGAGGDGDGAAMQALQRELAPAGWAADADHCAWRGVTCAAGGAVTAIELPRRGLRGDFSAAGALRALERLDLSANALRGGVPPALGALGRLEFLDLSMNELSGAVPAALTGASRLRFLNLSNNELSGAIPDEFRGLRELQELQISGNNLTGSLPDWLAGLPGLRVLSAYENSLSGPIPAGLGLSSELQVLNLHSNALEGSIPNSLFELGNLQVLILTLNWLNGTIPETIGRCRGLSNVRIGDNRLAGAIPASIGDATSLTYFEANSNELSGGIPTQFARCANLTLLNLADNCLTGEVPDVLGELRNLQELIVSGNGLGGEFPKSILRCRNLSKLDLSYNDFNGGLPENICNGSRMQFLVLDHNEFSGSIPPGIGGCTRLLALQLGNNNLSGEIPAEIGKVKSLQIALNLSFNHFVGSLPRELGRLDKLVMLDLSSNEISGQIPCDMRGMLSLIEVNLSNNRLSGAIPAFGPFQKSAASSFSGNAKLCGDPLDVDCGSIYGSNYGMDHRKISYRVALAVVGSCVLFFSLLSLVVALFMWRERQEKEAEAKKAKAGEVVVSALQVVASSVFIESLQQAIDFQSCVKATFKDANELSNGTFSTIYKAVMPSGMVVCVKKLKSVDRAVIHQQIKMIRELEHLAHINHPNLVRPIGYVIYDNIALLLHHHMPNGTLLQLLHNDGDSDGDKQKSDWPRLLSIATDVAEGLAFLHHVATIHLDISSGNIFLDSHYNALLGEVEISKLLDPSKGAASISAVAGSFGYIPPEYAYTMQVTVPGNVYSFGVVLLEILTSKLPVDEGFGDGVDLVKWVHTAPARGETPEQIMDPRLSTVSFAWRRQMLVVLKIAMLCTVRAPAKRPKMKKVVEMLQEAKNS encoded by the exons atgctttcttcctcctccttccgcAGCTGCCTCTTCTTGGCCCTTCTGTCGGTGTGGTTCCTGTTGCTCGACGTGGATGGGGCCGGCGGCGACGGGGACGGCGCTGCAATGCAGGCGCTGCAGCGGGAGCTGGCGCCGGCGGGCTGGGCGGCGGACGCGGACCACTGCGCGTGGCGCGGAGTCACCTGCGCAGCGGGGGGCGCGGTCACCGCGATCGAGCTGCCCCGCCGGGGTCTCCGGGGGGACTTCTCCGCCGCCGGCGCGCTCCGCGCGCTGGAGCGCCTCGACCTCTCCGCCAACGCGCTCCGCGGCGGCGTCCCGCCGGCCCTCGGCGCGCTCGGCCGCCTCGAGTTCCTCGACCTCTCCATGAACGAGCTCTCCGGCGCCGTCCCGGCGGCCCTCACCGGCGCGTCCAGGCTCCGGTTcttgaacctctccaacaacgAGCTCTCCGGCGCCATCCCCGACGAGTTCAGGGGCCTCAGGGAGCTCCAAGAACTGCAGATTTCCGGCAACAACCTTACCGGCTCCCTCCCCGACTGGCTCGCCGGGCTCCCCGGCCTCCGCGTGCTGTCCGCCTACGAGAACTCCCTCTCCGGCCCGATCCCGGCAGGCCTCGGGCTCTCGTCGGAGCTCCAGGTTCTCAACCTCCACTCCAACGCCCTCGAGGGGAGCATCCCCAACAGCCTCTTCGAGCTCGGCAACCTGCAGGTCCTCATCCTCACCTTGAACTGGCTCAACGGCACCATCCCCGAAACCATCGGCCGTTGCCGCGGCCTCTCCAACGTGCGCATCGGCGACAACCGCCTCGCCGGCGCAATCCCGGCGTCGATCGGGGATGCGACCAGCCTCACGTACTTCGAGGCCAATAGCAACGAGCTGTCCGGCGGGATCCCCACGCAGTTCGCGCGCTGCGCCAACCTGACGCTGCTCAATTTGGCGGACAACTGCCTCACCGGCGAGGTGCCTGACGTGCTCGGGGAGCTGAGGAACCTGCAGGAGCTTATCGTGTCCGGCAACGGCCTCGGCGGCGAGTTCCCGAAGTCGATCCTGCGGTGCCGGAACCTGAGCAAGCTGGACTTGAGCTACAACGATTTCAATGGCGGCTTGCCGGAGAACATCTGCAACGGATCACGGATGCAgtttcttgtgctcgatcataACGAGTTCTCCGGCAGCATTCCGCCAGGAATCGGGGGCTGTACTCGGCTGCTTGCGCTGCAGCTCGGCAACAACAACCTGAGTGGTGAAATACCTGCTGAAATTGGTAAGGTCAAGAGCCTGCAGATTGCGCTGAACCTTAGCTTCAATCACTTTGTCGGGTCGCTGCCCCGTGAGCTCGGGAGGCTTGATAAGCTTGTCATGCTGGACTTGTCGAGCAATGAGATATCAGGTCAGATCCCTTGTGATATGAGAGGGATGCTGAGCTTGATTGAGGTCAATTTGTCGAACAACAGGCTCAGTGGCGCCATACCGGCTTTCGGTCCATTCCAGAAGAGCGCAGCATCCAGCTTCTCCGGCAATGCCAAGCTGTGCGGCGATCCGCTGGATGTGGACTGTGGATCAATTTATGGTTCCAATTATGGAATGGACCACAGGAAGATATCTTACAGAGTGGCTTTGGCAGTTGTGGGCTCCTGTGTGCTCTTCTTCTCCCTGTTATCACTGGTGGTGGCCTTGTTCATGTGGCGTGAGAGGCAGGAGAAGGAGGCTGAGGCGAAGAAGGCTAAGGCAGGGGAGGTGGTGGTGTCAGCGTTGCAGGTCGTGGCTTCAAGCGTCTTCATCGAGAGCTTGCAGCAGGCCATCgatttccagagctgcgtaaagGCAACATTCAAAGATGCGAATGAACTGAGCAATGGAACATTCAGCACAATCTACAAGGCTGTCATGCCGTCTGGCATGGTGGTGTGTGTCAAGAAGCTGAAATCGGTTGACCGTGCAGTCATCCACCAGCAGATAAAGATGATCCGAGAGCTCGAGCACCTTGCGCACATCAACCACCCAAACCTGGTGCGTCCCATCGGGTATGTCATCTATGATAACATTGCGCTGCTGCTGCACCACCATATGCCAAATGGTACCCTGCTTCAGTTGCTTCACAATGACGGCGACTCTGATGGTGACAAGCAAAAATCTGACTGGCCGAGGCTGTTGTCAATTGCCACTGATGTTGCTGAAGGGCTGGCGTTCCTCCATCACGTTGCCACCATTCACCTCGACATCTCTTCGGGGAACATCTTTCTTGACTCGCATTACAATGCGCTTCTTGGCGAAGTTGAGATCTCCAAGCTGCTGGACCCTTCAAAGGGCGCTGCCAGCATCAGTGCGGTTGCGGGCTCATTTGGTTACATACCTCCAG AGTATGCCTACACAATGCAGGTGACAGTGCCAGGCAATGTGTACAGCTTCGGGGTGGTCCTGCTGGAGATCCTGACATCCAAGCTGCCGGTGGATGAGGGGTTTGGGGACGGTGTGGACCTTGTCAAGTGGGTTCACACCGCCCCGGCGCGGGGGGAGACGCCGGAGCAGATCATGGACCCGAGGCTGAGTACCGTGTCATTTGCATGGCGCAGGCAGATGCTCGTGGTGCTCAAGATCGCGATGCTGTGCACGGTGCGCGCCCCGGCGAAGCGACCCAAGATGAAGAAGGTGGTGGAGATGCTGCAGGAGGCCAAGAACAGCTGA
- the LOC133891133 gene encoding uncharacterized protein LOC133891133 has protein sequence MASAAETGGGEKPHVHLAHPLLAPPQPAQQPYYSYPATSYAPLPPTLVFVPTPCSPVLLRLRRLRPRRAPCFRRFSTRTLPLLLLLALLGSLAFLLYPSAPAARVADIRVARFRVNPPPLPALDLGLELRLRVRNPGLVLPLRYRAVSAAVSYRGHLLGSAKARPGSGKLAARDVAYADAEVWVDAGRVLDDVVEMIGDLAAGSVPLEIVTEVVGMVRVFRFDIPVKGLISCSVNVSPYTQRIVSQDCY, from the coding sequence ATGGCATCCGCGGCGGAGACTGGAGGCGGCGAGAAGCCCCACGTGCACCTTGCCCATCCGCTCCTCGCGCCGCCCCAGCCCGCGCAGCAGCCCTACTACTCCTACCCCGCCACCTCCTACGCCCCGCTGCCGCCGACGCTCGTCTTCGTCCCAACACCCTGCTCCCCCgtgctcctccgcctccgccgcctgcgCCCGCGCCGCGCCCCCTGTTTCCGCCGCTTCTCCACTCGGaccctcccgctcctcctcctcctcgcgctcctcgGGAGCCTCGCCTTCCTTCTCTACCCGTCCGCCCCCGCCGCCCGCGTCGCCGACATCCGCGTCGCACGCTTCCGCGTCAACCCGCCGCCGCTCCCCGCGCTCGACCTTGGCCTCGAGCTCCGCCTTCGCGTCCGGAACCCGGGCCTCGTCCTCCCGCTCCGCTACCGCGCGGtctccgccgccgtctcctACCGCGGCCACCTGCTCGGGTCCGCCAAAGCGCGCCCGGGGTCCGGGAAGCTCGCGGCCAGGGATGTAGCGTACGCCGACGCCGAGGTGTGGGTGGACGCCGGGAGGGTGCTGGATGACGTGGTCGAGATGATAGGGGACCTGGCCGCGGGGTCGGTGCCGCTGGAAATCGTCACCGAGGTGGTCGGCATGGTCAGGGTGTTCCGTTTCGACATCCCTGTGAAG